The genomic region CCAGGTCATAGGTTTCTGCCGGGGCTTCAGCAACAAATTTAGCTCCATCTGCTATGCGAAACTCTACGCGAGGATCACTATAATCTCCAGCTATTTCTCGCAAATACTTTTGGCAGGCCTTAAATACTTCCTGGTCTATTTCCAGTTGAAGAATAGACTTTATTTCTGAAATCTTTTGTAATTCGCGTATGACACCACCGTCTCCCCCACCGATAACAAGAACTTTTTCAGGTGGGGTTTCTAAAGAGGCCGCCGGGCAAAAGACAATAGTCTCGTGATAAATAAATTCGTCTTTTTCAGTAAATTGAGTTATCCCGTCAAGAACGAGGAAGCGCCCCCACAGCTCGTTTTTATAAATCAGCAAATGCTGATAAGGGGTGCGCTTCTCGTAAATGGGGATAACGTTATACCCGTGCGAATAATGCGGTGTGATTTTTTCGAACCACCAGTAGCGAGTCAAGTTTCCTCCATTTCAATAAGTTGTCCCCGTTTCATTTCCAGGGCGTGAACATAATGAGGCTTAAAGGCTTCCTTTAAACGCTCAAAAATCTCGTAAGCCTCTTCATCACTTCCGGCAAAAATGTCAATGGCCGCGTAACCATTTTCCGGCCAGGTGTGAATAAAGATGTGCGCGTCTCCAAAAGTGGCTTTAGCTGAAACGCCATAAGGAGAAAACTGGTAGCTAATTACCTCTCCCTGTTCATCGTGGTAATCGCCGCTTCCGCCGTAACGCAATGCCTTTTCTACTACTTTGGCGTCAGCCAGCAAATTAAATGGAGACTGCCACATCTCAACCAAAAGATGCGTAGAAATAAAACCTGTTTCAGTGGCCTTTTGGGCCCCCTGGGCGGGAAACCTGTCAATCTGGCAAACTGTTGCTGGTGCCCGCATTATTCACCTCCCCCCAGGCCAAAGCCCGGTTTTATTAGTTTTCCATAATAAATTAAGGCCCCCAGTTTTTCCCAGGAGCCTTACAGGCTGAACTAAGCTAATGGTCGGGACGGGCGGATTTGAACCGCCGACCCCCTACACCCCAAGCAGGTGCGCTGCCAGGCTGCGCCACGTCCCGCTGCGTCCCGATCCCGACAAATCTATAGCCACCTTAGGCCGTTTTGTCAACCTTTATATCTACTAACTACTAACCTCGGTGGACCATGATCTTTGAAATTATTCTTTATCTCGGCTCCCCAAAGGACTCTTAAGTAAAAAGCTCTCAGGTATAGTTGCTTTTTGCCAGAAATAAATTAACGCCCAAATAGCCATTCCTATAACAAAAGAAAGATACTCAGAGGGCATATCAAAATACCGATGGGCGAGATTGGGAACCAAGAAAAGGAAAGTAGCAAATAAAAAAAGAAGGCGCTGAATTATATTTAGTTTTTTCAATAGAAAACCCTGTACAGCAGATGAAAAACTCAACATTCCCATAAGGGCCATACCAAAAATAAAAGCTATTTTAAGTGGATTCTTGATGAACGTGACCTCGGTAAGATCCCAGCTATTTACTGAAGAAATTAATAGTAATTCCGTATTAAAGAAAAAGGCAAAAGGTAAAATGGCTGTTCTTATATCATAAGAAAAACCTTGGACACCAGTTTTTATAGGATTCGACTTAGCTATAGCGGAAGCAGCATAAGCAGCTATACCCACAGGAGGAGTGTCGTCAGCTAAAATTCCAAAATAAAATACAAAAAGATGAGCAGCTAATGCAGGAATAAGAAAACCATTGGCTTGAGCAAGTTGAAGAATAACAGGAGCTGCCAATGAAGATACTACAATATAATTTGCAGTAGTGGGAAGCCCCATTCCCAAAATCAAAGAAATAATAGCAGTAAGGAAAAGAATTATAAAAATATTTCCTTGAGAAATAGTATCAACCACATCTACAAGAACCTGGCCTATCCCTGTAATAGTAATACTTCCTACTACTATTCCTGCTATAGCTGTAGCCAGAGCAATTGGAATCATATTTCTGGCCCCAGTTACCATACCATGGTAAATATCTATGAATCCCTGTATAAAATCTCTTTTATTCAAAGGTTGTTTGGCAATTATCTTTTGAAAAATAGGCTGAATTATCATTAATACCATCATTACCCAGATAGCAGAAAAAGCAGACATTTGAGGAGATTGCCTTAAAATCATAAGTACATACAAAAGATAGACAACTGGAATAAAATAATGTAATCCACTAATGAATGTTTTTAGTTTAGGGGGCAATTTAGAAGGATCTTCTCCTCTCAAACCTAATTTCTTAGCTTCTAAGTGGACGATATAAAGAAGACCTATATAACTTACAATGGCAGGAATAGCCGCAGAGATAACAACGTCCATATAACTTAAACCAAGAAATTCAGCTATAATAAAAGCAGCAGCACCCATCACTGGAGGCATAAGCTGTCCATTAGTAGAAGCGGCAACTTCTACAGCAGCGGCTTTTTCGGGAGGAAAGCCCGCCTTTTTCATAAGAGGGATAGTAAACACTCCCGTGGTTACTACATTAGCTGTAGAACTTCCACTAATAATACCGGTTAGGCCGCTGGCTACTACAGCAGCTTTAGCCGGGCCACCGACGTATCTACCTAATAAAGCGTAAGCAAGTTTGATAAAATATTCTCCAGCCCCCGCTCTCTCAAGTAGAGCTCCAAAGAGAACAAAAAGGAAAACAAAACTAGCGGAAACACCTAAAGGGACTCCAAAAATGCCTTCGGTGGTTAAATAAATTTGACCGATTAGCTTCTCTAATGGCACATTTTTATGAGCTATTAAGTCGGGAAGATGTTCACCCAATTTATCATAAAGCAAAAAGGCAATAGCAACTAAGCTAAGAGCAATTCCTATTGCTCTTCTGCCGGCTTCAAGTAAAATAACAATAAATATTATACCTATCGCAATGTCTCTTAAAAGATAATCTCCAGCTCTGTTGGCAAGACCTGTAAAATCAATAGCAATATAAGCAGCTCCAATCATTCCTATAATAGCTAAAAGATAGTCATACCAAAAAACTT from Thermodesulfatator indicus DSM 15286 harbors:
- the speE gene encoding polyamine aminopropyltransferase yields the protein MTRYWWFEKITPHYSHGYNVIPIYEKRTPYQHLLIYKNELWGRFLVLDGITQFTEKDEFIYHETIVFCPAASLETPPEKVLVIGGGDGGVIRELQKISEIKSILQLEIDQEVFKACQKYLREIAGDYSDPRVEFRIADGAKFVAEAPAETYDLVIVDCTDPIGPAVVLYTEEFYKNIARVLKPKGCFIQQASIPRFFPETLPMAYHRAQKAFPVVEILRAPVPCYGDEIAFILGSKTDSACKPRRSYHGKFYNPAVHQASFAIPSWWQDLLKQ
- the speD gene encoding adenosylmethionine decarboxylase, with protein sequence MRAPATVCQIDRFPAQGAQKATETGFISTHLLVEMWQSPFNLLADAKVVEKALRYGGSGDYHDEQGEVISYQFSPYGVSAKATFGDAHIFIHTWPENGYAAIDIFAGSDEEAYEIFERLKEAFKPHYVHALEMKRGQLIEMEET
- a CDS encoding TRAP transporter permease; amino-acid sequence: MTDLRKDVEEAEKQSASLHIDKDLEERLLIELEGQRTFENTFLAPLISVIAFSWSVFQLYVSYFPVNSTIIRSVHLAFAIFLTFLIYPIKKKQKYLEKVFWYDYLLAIIGMIGAAYIAIDFTGLANRAGDYLLRDIAIGIIFIVILLEAGRRAIGIALSLVAIAFLLYDKLGEHLPDLIAHKNVPLEKLIGQIYLTTEGIFGVPLGVSASFVFLFVLFGALLERAGAGEYFIKLAYALLGRYVGGPAKAAVVASGLTGIISGSSTANVVTTGVFTIPLMKKAGFPPEKAAAVEVAASTNGQLMPPVMGAAAFIIAEFLGLSYMDVVISAAIPAIVSYIGLLYIVHLEAKKLGLRGEDPSKLPPKLKTFISGLHYFIPVVYLLYVLMILRQSPQMSAFSAIWVMMVLMIIQPIFQKIIAKQPLNKRDFIQGFIDIYHGMVTGARNMIPIALATAIAGIVVGSITITGIGQVLVDVVDTISQGNIFIILFLTAIISLILGMGLPTTANYIVVSSLAAPVILQLAQANGFLIPALAAHLFVFYFGILADDTPPVGIAAYAASAIAKSNPIKTGVQGFSYDIRTAILPFAFFFNTELLLISSVNSWDLTEVTFIKNPLKIAFIFGMALMGMLSFSSAVQGFLLKKLNIIQRLLFLFATFLFLVPNLAHRYFDMPSEYLSFVIGMAIWALIYFWQKATIPESFLLKSPLGSRDKE